A region of Theileria annulata chromosome 2, complete sequence, *** SEQUENCING IN PROGRESS *** DNA encodes the following proteins:
- a CDS encoding uncharacterized protein (all_bases.C.cand.422 - hypothetical protein, conserved, pfi0770C) gives MLKISNLYRSQKVCDALVMFGAHIYRIPFVSHPGVMAVAQLLEMKSLVEHRAHFTQEDVNRMYHFDSELAKKAQVAVDHNLPISHYNLDYLHKPGFLESLLEERKLNEKIANEVLSAPEGDYKQPESLKSYKSITVPVEWRQHELAFTDLMVDVQPSIKREMETQAKMRKFVEEHEKTFKTKSNN, from the exons ATGTTgaaaatttctaatttatatcGTTCACAAAAAGTTTGTGATGCTTTAGTAATGTTTGGTGCTCATATTTATCGAATTCCATTCGTATCACATCCAG gTGTAATGGCAGTGGCTCAATTATTAGAAATGAAATCATTAGTAGAACATAGAGCACATTTTACACAAGAAGATGTTAATAGAATGTATCATTTTGATTCTGAACTTGctaaa aaaGCACAAGTAGCTGTTGATCATAATCTACCCATTTCACATTATAATCTTGATTATCTACATAAACCAG GATTTCTTGAGAGTTTATTGGAAGagagaaaattaaatgaaaagaTAGCAAATGAAGTATTATCAGCACCAGAAGGTGATTATAAACAACCTGAATCATTAAAGTCATATAAATCAATAAca GTACCAGTTGAATGGAGACAACATGAATTAGCATTTACAGATTTAATGGTTGATGTACAACCATCAATAAAACGAGAAATGGAAACACAAGCCAAAATGCGTAAATTTGTTGAAGAACATGaaaaaacatttaaaacaaaatctaacaattaa
- a CDS encoding casein kinase II beta chain, putative (all_bases.C.cand.421 - casein kinase ii beta chain): MEEEYTEWDQFSSESCETLKWIPWFTSLEGHEFLLEIEESFVRDQFNLSGLKSLRNYNGAMSMILGPAPTEEVFMDGKFLELYMNATDLYGMLHSRYITTPIGLRLMREKYQQGVFGQCPRVECQRQNVLPVGFSDNLHNHRIKTYCPRCQEAYVIRSGEVHADIDGAFFGRSFPHLFLLTFPNLIPDQPPVPFVPKIFGFKVHNINSLIKIKLENGEFGKIQDQDSNSQDDMKVD; this comes from the exons ATGGAAGAAGAATATACTGAGTGGGATCAATTTAGTTCTGAATCTTGTGAAACTTTAAAATGGATCCCTTGGTTTACTTCATTAGAAGGTCATGAATTCTTACTCGAA attGAAGAATCATTTGTTAGAGatcaatttaatttaaGTGGATTAAAGAGTTTAAGGAATTATAATGGAGCAATGAGTATGATACTTGGTCCAGCACCAACAGAAGAAGTATTTATGGATGGGAAGTTCCTTGAACTTTATATGAACGCTACGGATTTATATGGAATGTTACATTCAAGATATATTACTACACCAATAGGACTTAGATTAATG aGAGAGAAATATCAACAAGGTGTATTTGGACAATGTCCTCGTGTTGAATGTCAACGTCAGAATGTACTTCCAGTTGGATTTAGTGATAATCTCCATAATCATAGGATAAAAACTTATTGTCCTAGATGTCAAGAAGCTTATGTTATAAGGTCTGGTGAAGTTCATGCTGATATTGATGGCGCTTTCTTTGGAAGATCTTTTCCACATTTATTCCTACTCACATTTCCTAACTTAATACCAGATCAACCTCCAGTACCTTTTGTACCCAAAATCTTTGGATTCAAAGTTCATAATATCAATTCACTCATTAAAATCAAACTCGAAAAT GGAGAATTTGGTAAGATTCAAGATCAAGATTCTAATTCTCAAGATGATATGAAAGTTGATTAA
- a CDS encoding uncharacterized protein (chr2.C.cand.197 - hypothetical protein), protein MYSNNLNILRLYNIILKYKTPLKYSYNTIHTVYDIKDKRDETDSIGFDKNDLRKTWTNKDDIYQEFLDIDLFKPTVETYKVCKITNERIRVNLPIDSLEGYELISAIANLIGISDITLESFSNIEISPNLDKKLINKHSIMILFIFDSHELRNLIQSYMLINIHKFTPIEIIYTFKAFSKYKRYKSFLNLLCLMFYDHMIPNFTHNSNLRSGNLVRLDNSNIRSSNIRLDEIILFLKVLKDFKFKKLTDVLYSHIYDHIYSINHNSSLNQPITSSIENTVENSMENDVENDVEKISIEDLILINEIFFKYKRDPNFVELYTKIHSIIFKIPLLDFYNFEQYTLKQLNLYNSSVTVLGPTGTSTEVTGTKDSSSSTCTIGPSTLTEGKGANSTAMECTMATTVRDTSTNGGTVGASTVTGVTENLNMLKCIFGCRSEFLISSVHHRIEFKRLWKYNIINNNIPWKFINPVTVLGHTDSTVVPGTSTTGTIGASIVTEGKGANSTGMECTPGKGANSTGMECTPGKGANFTAIECTGEKIPNKIAVVTKTRESDTFTKDTKEVGERVTTDGLDEGVGCREPDTVTENLNIKNIIIRNFNYQDKTIEFITNLISTVLDYSRYSNSKNTFNILLNLYSIVGNFNNIKLSQLKLIIPNTLRNNSHVYFYKIDPNKFFYQLHSKFNIEYTIDSVNTVDTVDTTGDNTTVGDNTVGDRIYYYKCELPISLLFEGNKKKDLMYFLYVVQELLHPIYCFKLSHMKPFLKIDLLHMCNKLNNENVLEISSKCVDTIEELLKTQFKNHLNNFIQFCTNILNDLLESGEGRGDGTGKLGGQGQDGIGQLTDDPIKLTEDTSKMDNSYQMMEKIEILKTILILKICNNEILLHEFINSTEELLNHFKYTTELEIKVGMDLKLFDCVCDLMLIEFNDKAYHLLIQLLKIIHQRIDYYDFPQHIKLINSILFSIKHFSCNSLVTVLAPTIVVK, encoded by the exons ATgtattctaataatttaaatatattaagactttataatataattttaaagtataaaactccattaaaatattcttataATACTATTCATACGGTATATGATATTAAGGATAAAAGAGATGAAACGGATTCAATAggatttgataaaaatgatcTAAGAAAAACATGGACAAATAAAGATGATATTTATCAAGAATTTCTtgatattgatttatttaaacCAACAGTTGAAACATATAAagtttgtaaaataactaatgaACGTATTAGGGTAAATTTACCTATAGATTCACTTGAAGGTTATGAACTAATATCTGCTATAGCTAATTTAATTGGTATATCTGATATTACACTTGAATCATTTAGTAATATAGAAATTTCTCCCaatttggataaaaaattaattaata AACATTCAAttatgattttatttatttttgattCACATGAATTGAGGAATTTAATCCAATCTTATAtgttaattaatattcataaatttacaccaatagaaattatttatacatttaaagccttttctaaatataaaagatataaaagttttttaaatcttttatgtttaatgttttatgATCATATGATACCAAATTTTACACACAATTCAAATTTAAGGTCAGGAAATTTAGTAAGATTGGATAATTCCAATATAAGGTCAAGTAATATAAGATTggatgaaataatattatttttaaaagtattaaaagattttaaatttaaaaaattaacagATGTATTATATTCTCATATATATGATCATATATATTCCATTAATCATAATTCATCTTTAAATCAACCTATTACAAGTAGTATAGAAAATACTGTGGAAAATAGTATGGAAAATGATGTGGAAAATGATGTGGAAAAAATTAGTATAGaagatttaattttgataaatgaaatatttttcaagtATAAACGAGATCCAAATTTTGTAGAATTATATACGAAAATAcattcaataatatttaaaataccattattagatttttataattttgaacaATATACTTTGAAGcaattaaatttatataattcttccgttacggtgcttggtcccACGGGTACAAGTACAGAGGTTActggtactaaggatagtaGTAGTTCTACGTGTACCattggaccaagcaccttaactgagggaaagggagctaattctacagccatggagtgtactatggcTACTACTGTAAGGGATACCAGTACTAATGGTGGTAccgttggagcaagcaccgtaacggggGTAACGGAGAATCTAAATATGTTGAAATGTATTTTTGGATGTAGATCTGAATTTCTTATTTCATCAGTACATCATAGAATTGAATTTAAACGATTATggaaatataatattattaataataatattccttggaaatttattaaccccgttacggtgcttggtcacacTGACAGTACAGTTGTACCTGGTACTAGTACTACAGGTACCATTGGAGCAAGCATCGTAACTGAaggaaagggagctaattctacaggtatggagtgtacccctggaaagggagctaattctacaggtatggagtgtacccctggaaagggagctaattttacagctataGAGTGTACTGGTGAGAAAATTCCTAATAaaattgctgttgtaactaaAACTAGGGAGTCGGATACTTttactaaggatactaaggAAGTAGGTGAGAGAGTTACTACTGATGGACTGGATGAGGGAGTTGGTTGCCGTGAAcctgacaccgtaacggagaatctaaatataa aaaatataataattcgaaattttaattatcaAGATAAAAcaattgaatttataacAAATCTTATCTCGACAGTTTTAGATTATTCAAGATATTCAAATAGTAAAAATActttcaatatattattaaatttatattcaattgtgggaaattttaataatattaaattatctcaattaaaattaataattccTAATACATTACGTAATAATTCAcatgtttatttttataaaattgatccaaacaaatttttttatcaactacattctaaatttaacatAGAATATACTATTGATAGTGTTAATACGGTTGATACTGTTGATACTACTGGAGATAATACTACTGTTGGAGATAATACTGTTGGTGatagaatatattattataaatgtgAATTACctatatcattattatttgaaggaaata aAAAGAAAGATTTAATGTATTTTCTATATGTGGTACAGGAATTATTACATCcaatttattgttttaaattatctcATATGAaaccatttttaaaaattgatttattacacatgtgtaataaattgaataatgaaaatgtttTAGAAATTTCTTCTAAATGTGTTGATACAATTGAAGAACTATTAAAAACACAATttaaaaatcatttaaacaattttatacaattttgtACTAAcatattaaatgatttacTAGAAAGTGGTGAAGGTAGAGGTGATGGTACAGGTAAGTTGGGTGGTCAGGGTCAGGATGGTATAGGTCAATTGACTGATGATCCAATTAAATTGACTGAAGATACAAGTAAAATGGATAATTCATATCAGATGATGGAgaaaattgaaatattaaaaacaattttaatacttaaaatttgtaataatgaaattttacTACATGAGTTTATCAATTCAACag aagaattattaaatcatttcaaatatactacag AATTGGAAATAAAAGTTGGAATggatttgaaattatttgattgTGTATGTGATTTAATGTTGATTgaatttaatgataaagCGTATCATcttttaatacaattattaaaaattatacatCAAAGAATTGATTATTATGATTTTCCACAACATATCAAACttattaattcaattttattctcAATTAAACATTTCTCATGTAATTCTttagttacggtgcttgctccaacaatagtagttaagtag
- a CDS encoding uncharacterized protein (chr2.cand.322 - hypothetical protein;~Apicoplast targetting peptide predicted by the PlasmoAP tool;~Signal peptide predicted for TA13980 by SignalP 2.0 HMM (Signal peptide probability 0.712, signal anchor probability 0.009) with cleavage site probability 0.269 between residues 19 and 20), with the protein MFISCYFILICFIPLNSLTFNYKLFKTNSNQFNNSNHFRTNCYTFNNLNQFRTNYYTFCTNIYNDNFNIYYNTNKNINNPSNERNPIQRDSIEWNPNVKNANVSNTNLNNSFGNGFKIGSYMGYSEPLIFTQCSDPGKEHEVVVSDSQTHGINKVIHDVRRRNNTNKPIFPVGSHVFIQNGPNNCGTVLFNKFTQIAKPYQVLIALDCRNNDGLIKENYLKYHGTSHWIPEHYLTIDSKKFSNYQNTRMRKNVKPNHNFNYQTNSNQKMVVKEYNLIKRYNDEILLSFSLNKIISLYQEANENHMIDDHTDLITLVQIARVFNLHYDSAYRNFTDSLENKQVKRSKFKFTRYQINFLILLTSKIIQKLQINQSNVENTLKNIHYNTLKNIHYNTLKNIHDNTLKNIHDNTLQNIEWNTLRNMYENIKEKNYSINDYIKLMWSSGMLLPLRFIRSKLLEIFRLSEEKITFEDISKLELKELMKILHAYSFNTKNNKHLFNIFNIINNIPIQQIDPQIIILLIRCFDKNKLDFGTLSPLIIGFVNNCEDKISKFMAGFMIKHLKNFQNFKPIIDKLFSIIFSHEGDHNFFNTKDFYYILCSCIGNMEMFEKFEKLIYSMEIKLEPFTILKSLLSLRRTTHYNMISFLIKMALKNIEEFSSSELNLLLKSVNNTNIPKDSIIDLYNKYMSIKGESIDYRNYFILLNFIYKHSLPFPQDIIKILNKLNEYNEFHISDPVFSCIELLEKISKKYEIDIYKVSPRFVESLLNKFPTKKFLLPSTLGQFIYYISEIAPELLHKSISYNLSSHNTMDNLSSHNTIDSTMDNLSSYSTVDSTVDSTLDSELANEQCEILNKKHEMIHIKALILLNKSMKIIKESLSRSFNDTFLISIDENNIFNRTSSLQYNFMKWPILFLYLTVKNNLINEMNFPREKLLNYLNFIKEGLTNLDLNLLKSTLDLLKLDTQQFNEIIQSIPKGINHI; encoded by the exons ATGTTTATTTCTTGTTAtttcatattaatttgttttatacCTTTAAATTCTCTAacttttaattataaactttttaaaactaattcaaatcaatttaataattcaaatCACTTTAGAACAAATtgttacacatttaataatttaaatcaatttagaacaaattattacacattttgtactaatatatataatgacaattttaatatctactataatactaataagaatattaataatcCATCCAATGAAAGGAATCCTATTCAAAGGGATTCTATTGAATGGAATCCTAATGTGAAAAATGCTAATGTCAGTAATACTAATCTGAATAATTCCTTTGGGAATGGATTTAAAATTGGAAGTTATATGGGATATTCTGAACCATTGATTTTTACACAATGTTCAGATCCTGGTAAAGAACATGAGGTTGTGGTATCAGATAGTCAAACACatggaataaataaagtaaTTCATGATGTTAgaagaagaaataatacaaataaacCTATTTTCCCAGTTGGATCACATGTTTTCATACAAAATGGACC AAATAATTGTGGGACTgtattattcaataaatttacacaaATCGCTAAACCATAtcaa GTATTGATAGCATTGGATTGTAGAAATAATGATGGATTAATAAaggaaaattatttgaaatatCATGGAACAAGTCATTGGATACCTGAACATTATCTTACCATTGATTCCAAAAAATTTTCCAATTATCAAAATACAA GAATGAGGAAAAATGTTAAACCGAAtcacaattttaattatcaAACCAATTCAAATCAAA aAATGGTAgttaaagaatataatttgattaaaaGATATAATGATGAGATATTATTGAGTTTTTCATTGAATAAGATAATTAGTTTATATCAGGAAGCTAATGAAAATCATATGATTGATGATCATACtgatttaataacattGGTTCAAATTGCACGAGTATTCAATCTTCATTATGATTCTGCTTATCGTAATTTTACTGATTCTCTTGAAAACAAACAAGTAAAAAGgtctaaatttaaatttacaagatatcaaataaatttcttaatacttttaacatctaaaattatacaaaaattacaaatcaATCAATCAAATGTTGAAAATACCCTTAAGAATATTCATTACAATACCCTTAAGAATATTCATTACAATACCCTTAAGAATATTCATGACAATACGCTTAAGAATATTCATGACAATACCCTTCAGAATATCGAATGGAATACGCTTAGGAATATGTATGAGAATATTAAAGAGAAAaattatagtataaatGATTATATAAAGTTAATGTGGTCATCTGGTATGCTATTACCATTAAGATTTATACGTAGTAAATTACTTGAGATTTTTCGTTTATCTGAGGAGAAAATAACATTTGAAGATATTTCAAAACTTGAACTGAAagaattaatgaaaattctTCACGcatattcatttaatactaaaaataataaacatttgttcaatatttttaatattattaataatataccaATACAACAAATTGATCCACAA ataataatattgttaatacgttgttttgataaaaataaattggATTTTGGTACATTATCTCCATTAATAATTGGATTTGTGAACAATTGTGAAGATAAAATATCCAAATTTATGGCCGGTTTTATGATAAAgcatttgaaaaattttcaaaatttcaaaCCAATCATTGATAAACttttttctattattttttcacaCGAAGGTGatcataattttttcaatacaaag gatttttattatatattatgttCATGTATTGGGAATATGGAAATGTTTGAAAAGTTTGAAAAGTTAATCTATTCAATGGAAATCAAACTTGAACCATTTACAATTCTTAAGTCATTACTATCATTACGTCGAACAACACATTATAATATGATATCATTTCTCATTAAAATG GCattgaaaaatattgaagaattttcatcatcagaacttaatcttttattaaaatctgtaaataatactaatatacCCAAAGATTCAATTATAGatttatataacaaatatatGTCAATCAA AGGAGAATCAATTGattatagaaattatttcattttactgaatttcatttataaaCATTCATTACCATTTCCACAAGATATTATAA aaattttgaataaattgaatGAGTATAATGAATTTCATATTTCAGACCCAGTATTTTCTTGTATTGAATTATTGGAAAAGATATCAAAGAAGTATGAAATTGATATTTATAAAGTGTCACCAAGATTTGTAGAAAGTTTATTGAACAAATTTCCTACCAAAAAATTCCTTTTACCAAGTACATTAGGACAATTCATCTATTATATCTCTGAAATCGCACCAGAACTTTTACATAAATCtatttcatataatttatcatcCCACAATACTATGGATAATTTATCATCCCACAATACTATCGACAGTACTATGGACAATTTATCATCCTATAGTACAGTGGATAGTACTGTGGACAGTACACTGGATAGTGAATTGGCTAATGAACAATGTgaaatattgaataaaaaacATGAAATGATACATATAAAAgcattaatattattgaataaatcaatgaaaataataaaggaAAGTTTATCAAGAAGTTTCAATGATACATTTCTAATATCTattgatgaaaataatatattcaatagAACCAGTTCCCTTCAATACAATTTCATGAAATGGCcaatattatttctatatCTCACT gtaaagaataatttgataaatgaAATGAATTTTCCAAGAGAAAAGTTgttgaattatttgaattttatcaaagaaggtttaacaaatttagatttaaaCTTGTTAAAATCAACTCTTGATCTTCTAAAATTAGACACTCAACAATTCAATGAAATTATACAATCCATTCCCAAAGGAATTAATCACATTTAA
- a CDS encoding peptidyl-prolyl cis-trans isomerase, putative encodes MVSSKHRHSKDKLYLLPSELALTQAPVRSNRPSELVPLDSCFLTLNPFSNPFCTINGHIFDYDKIKEFITLYGKNPINSLPLSLDDLFPLHFTKDENGFFQCPLSLKRFTSNSHIVTVKPSGYVYSYNTLKEVAKKEIDGFMHDPITGVKFGKNDIITIQDPHNTNLRTISTFKHINSYFKPKSTTQSTETNTKTTNTKSTQSLTTDNTTQSVTTESTETKHGLLEEHLKIFKNDKSTDINRPKHELFTTGSQAASFTSTATTPSYKVEYRDKTVFEVRLPLYDYVKKNKQKAYVKLVTTDGDLNLLLHTDRVPVTCDSFLQHCEDKYYDGCEFFRCVSDFMIQTGDPTNTGLGGESAFYTRAKRANLAEKVPKYLRDEFDNTLYHVGTGVLSMANKGKHTNGSQFFITFTTCSHLDNVHTVFGKVVGGLEVLRKWNYLKVDDEERPLNPPKILQTIIYSNPFEDAKVNISKELEEKKLQEKKRVLNSNTKWLLNPQDNTNKKYKSNKIGYLINK; translated from the exons atggTAAGTAGTAAACATAGACATAGTAAggataaattatatttattaccAAGTGAATTGGCTCTAACTCAGGCTCCTGTAAGGAGTAACAGGCCTTCTGAGTTAGTTCCTTTAGATTCTTGTTTTTTAACTTTAAATCCTTTTTCTAATCCTTTTTGTACTATAAATGGTCatatatttgattatgataaaattaaagaatttattactttGTACGGGAAAAATCCTATCAACTCTTTACCTTTAAGTTTAGATGATTTATTTCCTCTACACTTTACTAAAGATGAAAATGGCTTTTTTCAATGTCCTTTATCTCTAAAAAGGTTCACTTCTAATTCACATATTGTCACTGTTAAACCTTCTGGTTATGTTTATTCTTATAATACACTTAAAGAAGTTGCTAAAAAAGAAATTGATGGTTTTATGCATGATCCAATTACAG GAGTAAAATTTGGTAAGAATGACATAATTACAATTCAAGATCCTCATAATACTAATCTAAGAACTATTTCCACTTTTAAACATATAAACTCATATTTTAAACCTAAATCTACTACTCAGAGTACTGAGACTAATACTAAGACTACCAACACTAAATCTACCCAGTCCCTAACTACTGATAATACTACTCAGTCTGTAACTACTGAATCTACTGAGACTAAACATGGATTATTGGAAgaacatttaaaaatatttaaaaatgataaatctACAGATATAAATAGGCCAAAACATGAGTTATTCACTACTGGGAGTCAGGCTGCTAGTTTCACTTCCACAGCTACTACTCCCAGCTATAAAGTTGAATACCGTGACAAAACTGTATTTGAAGTCAGATTACCCTTGTATGACTATgttaaaaagaataaaCAAAAGGCATATGTAAAGCTCGTTACAACTGATGGTGATCTTAATCTTCTTCTCCATACTGATCGTGTTCCAGTAACTTGTGACAGTTTCCTCCAGCACTGTGAGGATAAATATTATGATGGCTGTGAGTTTTTTAGGTGTGTCAGTGACTTTATGATCCAAACTGGTGACCCAACTAATACAGGACTCGGTGGTGAGAGTGCATTTTACACCCGAGCTAAGCGAGCTAATTTGGCTGAAAAGGTTCCAAAATATTTGAGAGACGAGTTTGATAATACTTTATATCACGTTGGTACTGGTGTATTATCAATGGCTAATAAGGGGAAACACACCAACGGATCTCAATTCTTTATTACCTTCACCACATGCAGTCATTTGGATAATGTACATACTGTTTTTGGTAAAGTTGTTGGAGGCTTAGAAGTTTTGAGAAAGTGGAACTATCTTAAAGTGGACGATGAAGAAAGACCTTTAAACCCACCAAAGATTTTAcaaactattatttattctaatCCATTTGAAGATGCCAAGGTTAATATAAGCAAAGAGTTGGAAGAGAAGAAATTACAAGAGAAAAAACGAGTTTTAAATTCCAATACTAAATGGTTACTAAATCCTCAagataatactaataaaaaatataaatccAATAAAATTGGATatctaattaataaataa